Proteins encoded together in one Polaribacter reichenbachii window:
- a CDS encoding N-acetylneuraminate synthase family protein: MKKANVIAEIGCNHKGDIEIAKELIKVAKIFCNADVVKFQKRNNKELLTEEQYNAPHPNPVNSYGDTYGAHREFLEFSLEQNRELKEYCEDLGIIWSTSTWDLTSAKEIASLKPKLIKIPSACNNNYEMLGWLCENYEGEIHCSTGMTTKDEIEELVSFFESKGKNKDLVLYNCTSGYPVPFEDVCLLDITLLIEKYGKRVKEIGFSGHHLGIAVDIAAYTLGATWVERHYTLDRTWKGTDHSASLEPAGLRKLVRDLRAVEQALTFKQSDILDIEAVQREKLKNKK, encoded by the coding sequence ATGAAAAAAGCAAATGTCATTGCAGAAATTGGTTGTAACCACAAAGGAGATATTGAAATTGCAAAGGAATTAATTAAAGTCGCAAAAATATTTTGCAATGCAGATGTTGTGAAATTTCAAAAAAGAAACAACAAAGAATTATTAACAGAGGAACAATATAATGCGCCCCACCCAAATCCCGTAAATTCCTATGGAGACACCTATGGTGCGCACAGAGAATTTTTAGAATTTTCTTTAGAACAAAATAGGGAGTTAAAAGAATATTGTGAAGATTTAGGAATAATATGGTCAACTTCAACATGGGATTTAACATCTGCTAAAGAAATAGCTTCTTTAAAACCTAAGTTAATTAAAATACCTTCGGCTTGTAACAATAATTACGAGATGCTAGGTTGGTTATGTGAAAATTATGAAGGAGAAATTCATTGTTCAACAGGTATGACCACAAAAGATGAAATTGAAGAGTTAGTTTCATTTTTTGAAAGTAAAGGTAAAAACAAAGATCTAGTATTATACAATTGTACTTCAGGTTATCCTGTTCCTTTTGAAGATGTTTGTTTATTAGACATTACGTTATTAATTGAGAAATATGGAAAAAGAGTAAAAGAAATTGGATTTTCAGGTCATCATTTAGGTATTGCTGTTGATATTGCTGCTTATACATTAGGGGCAACTTGGGTAGAAAGACACTATACATTAGATAGAACTTGGAAAGGTACTGATCATTCAGCTTCTTTGGAGCCTGCTGGTTTAAGAAAACTTGTAAGAGACTTAAGAGCTGTTGAACAAGCATTAACATTTAAACAATCTGATATATTAGATATTGAAGCTGTTCAAAGAGAAAAATTGAAAAATAAGAAATAA
- a CDS encoding HAD-IIIC family phosphatase, translating to MELNKRLIVDLDDTISITTEGDYFNSKPIKDTIDALNKYKEEGFEIVINTSRNMRTYKGNIGKISIFTLPNIIDWLKKHQVPFDEVRIGKPWCGFKGFYIDDKAIRPSEFHKYSYEEIQELLAEEKKYIRLK from the coding sequence ATGGAACTTAATAAAAGATTAATTGTAGATCTTGATGATACCATCTCTATAACAACAGAGGGAGATTACTTTAATAGTAAACCAATTAAAGATACTATTGATGCATTAAATAAGTACAAAGAAGAAGGTTTTGAGATCGTTATTAATACAAGTCGAAATATGAGAACTTATAAAGGTAACATTGGTAAAATAAGTATTTTTACCCTGCCAAATATTATTGATTGGCTTAAGAAACATCAAGTACCATTTGATGAGGTACGTATTGGAAAACCATGGTGTGGGTTTAAAGGATTTTATATTGATGATAAAGCAATACGACCATCCGAATTTCATAAATATTCATATGAAGAAATTCAAGAATTATTAGCTGAAGAGAAAAAATATATCCGTTTAAAATGA
- a CDS encoding glycosyltransferase family 2 protein: MTIIIPMAGLSSRFTKAGYTLPKYMLYAGDKSLFNISVNSFKNYFDSVNFVFIARKLFDTEVFIKKECTLLGIKKYQTVMLDHPTNGQAETVMLGIKNANLDQDESILIFNIDTFRPNYSYPKDILNWDGYLEVFKGQGANWSYAKTISSDSTVVIETAEKVEISDNCSTGLYYFKSVSSFLDIYNNIQTDSFRHHKELYIAPLYNSLIKKGAEVHIHVIERKDVIFCGVPEEYLDFINKKQYISLL, encoded by the coding sequence ATGACAATAATTATCCCAATGGCGGGACTTAGTTCTCGTTTTACAAAAGCAGGGTATACTTTACCTAAATATATGTTGTATGCCGGAGATAAAAGTTTATTTAATATTTCGGTCAATAGCTTTAAGAATTACTTTGATAGCGTAAATTTTGTTTTTATTGCTAGAAAATTATTTGATACTGAAGTTTTTATCAAAAAAGAATGCACTCTTTTGGGAATAAAAAAATATCAAACAGTAATGTTAGATCACCCTACAAATGGACAAGCTGAAACTGTAATGTTGGGTATAAAAAATGCTAATTTAGATCAGGATGAATCCATTTTAATATTTAACATAGATACTTTTCGGCCTAATTATAGTTATCCAAAAGATATATTAAATTGGGATGGCTACTTAGAAGTATTTAAAGGTCAGGGAGCAAATTGGTCATATGCTAAAACAATAAGTTCAGATTCTACCGTTGTTATTGAAACCGCTGAAAAAGTTGAAATTTCAGATAATTGTTCTACTGGTTTATATTATTTTAAATCAGTATCATCATTCTTAGATATATATAATAATATACAAACTGATTCATTTAGACATCATAAGGAATTGTATATAGCTCCTTTATATAATAGCTTGATTAAAAAGGGAGCAGAAGTGCATATCCACGTTATTGAGAGAAAAGATGTCATATTTTGCGGAGTTCCTGAAGAATACTTAGATTTTATTAATAAAAAACAGTATATCTCACTGTTATAA
- a CDS encoding oligosaccharide flippase family protein — MIKSKLGGFLKNKQGFLRNFSILTFASLFAVAVNLLVNIYLTRAVSTEIYGAYGVVLSVVNILLVMSSLGLRHIVIINIARNQTDSKFHFENAMILRVLGYFIIAILYFGYSLIINNYSLYFNLLILVYLLLLSIWDGIQNLAFGMERMEFTGYLNAGGYFLILMLLIIVPSKDITVETILIILILVQVIKNAFYYKICTKINLLTYVNNKTLIDKEYLIQLFRKSFPYYIMAFLTLFTSQVPILFLEKNSNLSEVAYLNAANKLMIPISLILSTALTALFPNLAKSYLKDKIKFMKNISNALIFILIFGSIGCLLINLFREEIVEIVFGDNYTNTGVILMTQAWFVLFNTIFGLIGLVLGATDNQKLLAKLSICYALVNTPILWYGSYFGAKYVSYAYLIGGIINMAYHYYFFLKVLPKKIDSKITLYFFATLFGGIFLSIIMPVNLNLVFRVLMALFLILILGVFIKKKFIKNRTYE; from the coding sequence ATGATAAAATCAAAACTAGGAGGATTCCTTAAAAATAAACAAGGTTTTCTTAGAAACTTTTCGATACTAACTTTTGCTAGTCTATTTGCAGTAGCGGTAAATTTACTTGTAAATATTTATTTAACAAGAGCAGTAAGTACAGAAATATATGGTGCATATGGTGTAGTTTTATCTGTAGTTAACATTTTACTTGTAATGTCATCGTTAGGTCTACGGCATATTGTCATTATAAATATTGCGAGAAATCAAACGGATTCTAAATTTCATTTTGAAAATGCAATGATTCTTAGAGTTTTAGGTTACTTTATAATTGCAATACTATATTTTGGATATTCTCTTATAATCAACAATTACTCTCTATATTTTAATTTGCTAATTCTTGTATATTTATTACTGCTAAGTATCTGGGATGGCATTCAAAATTTGGCCTTTGGTATGGAAAGGATGGAGTTTACTGGATATTTAAATGCTGGAGGTTATTTTCTTATCCTAATGCTTTTAATTATAGTTCCTAGCAAGGATATTACAGTAGAAACAATACTTATTATATTAATACTCGTACAGGTAATAAAGAATGCTTTTTATTATAAAATATGTACAAAAATAAACTTACTAACTTATGTAAATAATAAAACTTTAATAGATAAAGAGTATTTGATTCAATTATTTAGAAAAAGTTTTCCATATTATATTATGGCTTTTTTGACACTATTTACATCTCAAGTCCCAATCCTATTCTTAGAAAAAAATTCGAATCTTTCTGAGGTTGCTTATTTGAATGCAGCAAATAAACTGATGATACCTATTTCTTTAATTTTATCGACAGCTTTGACCGCTTTATTTCCAAATCTAGCAAAAAGTTATTTAAAGGATAAAATAAAGTTCATGAAAAACATTAGTAATGCTCTCATTTTTATTTTAATCTTTGGTAGCATAGGTTGTTTACTAATAAATTTATTTAGGGAAGAGATTGTTGAAATTGTTTTTGGAGATAATTACACTAATACGGGGGTTATACTTATGACTCAAGCTTGGTTTGTCTTATTTAATACTATTTTCGGTTTAATCGGTTTGGTTCTTGGAGCTACAGATAACCAAAAGCTTTTAGCAAAGTTATCTATTTGTTATGCTTTAGTAAATACGCCAATTCTATGGTATGGTTCTTATTTTGGAGCTAAATATGTATCTTATGCTTATTTAATAGGAGGTATAATAAACATGGCTTACCATTATTATTTTTTCTTAAAAGTTTTACCGAAAAAAATAGATAGTAAAATTACCTTATACTTTTTTGCTACTTTATTTGGAGGTATATTTTTGTCAATAATTATGCCCGTTAATCTAAATTTAGTATTTAGGGTATTAATGGCACTTTTTTTAATATTAATCCTCGGGGTATTTATCAAAAAGAAATTTATAAAAAATAGAACATATGAATAA
- a CDS encoding WavE lipopolysaccharide synthesis family protein — protein sequence MNKYFFNSLKKVISKFSFYSFKLLNSNHQISFFSSIIKGLERSSNSYVTYYERPVIPSNLNNITIDPVNEKLAIVIQGPIKKDNHFTFETVKWYQNIFPNSRIVVSTWKDEDIKEVKLLKSLGIEVLLNNKPEISGMGNMNFQVKSTLEGIKWAEQIGCEYVIKTRTDQRIYKENLFQYLLSLQLCFPVDKIYSTLNQQERIIMFEGNVPGNMFIPFHFCDFFYFGKLKDILSYFSKQWDDTTNWLNNSERGQQMRGFKESNVSVSKAHSIAAPEVILNRNYLKNNGISTDIFSLEDSWAYAKSHLITIGWEDLGLFWYKYDKNYNESYLRNTQRNDEKTNIYKYTWSFVNWMAVYGKQLKPTEEMKNYCKKGLNDV from the coding sequence ATGAATAAATATTTTTTCAATTCTTTAAAAAAAGTAATTAGTAAGTTTTCCTTTTACAGTTTTAAGTTATTGAACAGTAATCATCAAATCAGCTTTTTTAGTAGTATTATTAAAGGACTTGAAAGATCTTCAAATTCATATGTTACATATTACGAAAGACCTGTTATCCCAAGTAATTTAAATAATATTACTATAGATCCTGTCAATGAGAAACTTGCCATAGTAATACAGGGACCCATTAAAAAAGATAATCATTTTACTTTTGAAACAGTTAAATGGTACCAAAATATTTTTCCTAATTCTAGAATAGTTGTTTCTACTTGGAAAGACGAAGACATAAAGGAAGTTAAGTTATTAAAAAGTTTAGGAATAGAAGTACTTTTAAATAATAAGCCAGAAATATCAGGTATGGGAAATATGAATTTTCAGGTAAAAAGTACACTTGAAGGTATAAAGTGGGCTGAACAAATTGGTTGCGAATATGTTATTAAGACTAGAACAGATCAGAGAATTTACAAAGAGAATTTATTTCAATATTTACTATCACTTCAATTATGCTTTCCTGTAGATAAAATTTATTCAACTTTAAACCAACAAGAAAGAATAATTATGTTTGAAGGTAATGTTCCAGGAAACATGTTTATTCCATTTCATTTTTGCGACTTTTTTTATTTTGGAAAATTAAAAGATATACTCAGTTATTTTAGTAAACAATGGGATGATACTACTAATTGGTTAAATAACTCTGAAAGAGGCCAGCAAATGAGGGGATTTAAAGAAAGTAATGTTTCAGTTTCTAAAGCTCATTCAATTGCAGCTCCTGAAGTTATTTTAAATAGAAATTATTTAAAGAATAATGGAATTAGTACAGATATATTTTCACTTGAAGATTCTTGGGCTTATGCAAAATCACACTTGATAACAATTGGTTGGGAAGACTTAGGGCTTTTTTGGTATAAATATGATAAAAATTATAATGAAAGTTACTTAAGAAATACACAAAGAAATGACGAAAAAACAAATATTTATAAATATACATGGAGCTTTGTAAACTGGATGGCTGTTTATGGAAAACAGCTTAAACCGACTGAGGAAATGAAAAACTATTGTAAGAAAGGTTTAAATGATGTTTAA
- a CDS encoding glycosyltransferase family 4 protein: MIKHIVHINFSITVGGIDTMLVDILNEQCKIARTTLVIINDKIDDTVLKTLNPEVRVIKINRKEGAKDVLKIFKLNMILFKLNPSIIHCHNSNVVNFLVFKKCPIVLTVHDINYSTKSYHKYTHIFAISKAVKRDIEKNGNFPVSVIYNGVNEQLIRRKTEQNNKEEFKLVIVSRLEHVKKGQDLALKAIKNLSSNYKVRLDLIGNGNSLAYLKNLTLELGLNDKVNFLGVKSRNYIHENLKNYDLLIQPSRYEGFGLTIVEAMFAKIPVLASDIDGPSEILNKGEFGFCFKSNNLEDLILKLDAIIFNYTSFYNKSVNKAYLRAKEEFSISSTSKNYINYYKKILK, encoded by the coding sequence ATGATTAAACATATTGTACATATAAATTTCTCGATTACGGTTGGTGGCATAGATACTATGTTGGTTGATATTCTTAATGAGCAATGTAAAATTGCAAGAACAACACTTGTAATTATTAATGATAAGATAGATGATACAGTTTTAAAAACTCTAAATCCTGAAGTTAGAGTTATTAAAATTAATAGAAAAGAAGGAGCTAAAGATGTATTAAAAATCTTTAAACTTAATATGATTTTATTTAAGTTAAACCCAAGCATTATACATTGTCATAATTCAAACGTTGTAAACTTTTTAGTTTTTAAAAAATGTCCTATTGTTTTAACAGTACATGATATTAATTATAGTACAAAATCGTATCATAAATACACGCACATATTCGCTATTTCTAAAGCGGTTAAAAGAGATATTGAAAAAAATGGCAACTTTCCAGTTTCAGTAATATATAATGGTGTTAATGAACAATTAATTAGAAGAAAAACAGAACAAAACAATAAAGAAGAATTTAAGCTGGTTATTGTAAGTAGGTTAGAACATGTTAAAAAAGGACAAGACTTAGCATTAAAAGCAATTAAAAACCTTAGTAGTAACTATAAAGTAAGATTAGATTTAATAGGTAATGGTAATTCTTTAGCGTATTTAAAAAACTTAACATTAGAATTAGGGTTAAATGATAAAGTAAATTTTCTAGGAGTAAAATCTAGAAATTATATTCATGAAAATTTAAAAAACTACGATTTGTTGATACAACCTTCTAGGTATGAAGGGTTTGGATTGACGATTGTAGAGGCTATGTTTGCTAAAATACCGGTACTTGCCTCTGATATTGATGGACCTAGTGAAATTTTAAATAAAGGTGAATTTGGTTTTTGTTTTAAAAGTAATAATTTAGAAGATTTAATTCTTAAATTAGATGCAATTATTTTTAATTATACCTCTTTTTATAATAAGTCTGTAAATAAAGCTTATTTAAGAGCAAAAGAAGAATTTTCAATTTCTAGCACATCTAAAAATTATATTAATTATTACAAAAAAATACTAAAATAG
- a CDS encoding acyltransferase, translated as MDFDKNSKLEYGVYLSDAKNIKIGKYCRINENVFIQGDVKIGDYVMIAPNVAIHSSTHIYKSIEVPMVLNGLTDNKRVLIEDDVWIGRNVIVLPGIRIGKGSIIGANSVVNRDIEEYSIYGGVPAKFIKKRK; from the coding sequence ATGGATTTTGATAAAAATTCCAAACTCGAATATGGAGTTTATTTATCTGACGCAAAAAATATAAAAATTGGTAAATATTGTAGGATTAATGAAAATGTTTTTATTCAAGGAGATGTAAAAATTGGAGATTATGTGATGATTGCTCCAAATGTTGCCATACATAGTTCAACTCATATTTATAAAAGCATTGAAGTACCAATGGTTTTAAATGGTTTAACAGATAATAAAAGAGTATTAATAGAAGATGATGTTTGGATAGGTAGAAATGTTATTGTTTTACCTGGTATTAGGATAGGAAAAGGTAGTATTATTGGTGCAAACTCTGTTGTAAATAGAGATATTGAGGAATATTCAATTTATGGAGGTGTGCCTGCAAAATTTATAAAAAAAAGGAAATGA
- a CDS encoding glycosyltransferase: MKKVVAISSIGGHWIQLLRLKPVFEDVQMVFITTKASFKSMVSESDTFYVIPDGNRTDKIGLLKAIKTLFVIYRKEKPDVIITTGAAPGLMGICVGKLLGIHTIWLDSIANCEELSMSGRIAKKIANTVYTQWEHLATNNVKYKGNVLK; the protein is encoded by the coding sequence ATGAAAAAAGTAGTAGCAATATCATCTATAGGTGGTCATTGGATTCAATTATTGCGCTTAAAGCCTGTATTTGAAGATGTGCAAATGGTTTTTATAACAACTAAAGCTAGTTTTAAATCTATGGTTTCTGAGTCAGATACTTTTTACGTAATACCCGATGGAAATAGAACTGATAAAATTGGATTATTAAAAGCAATTAAGACACTTTTTGTAATATACAGAAAAGAAAAACCAGACGTTATTATAACTACAGGTGCAGCACCAGGTTTAATGGGGATTTGTGTGGGTAAATTGTTGGGTATACATACGATATGGTTAGATAGTATTGCAAATTGTGAAGAGTTGTCTATGAGCGGTAGAATTGCAAAAAAAATAGCAAATACGGTTTATACACAATGGGAGCACCTTGCAACAAATAATGTTAAATATAAAGGAAACGTTTTAAAATGA
- a CDS encoding glycosyltransferase, translating into MIFVTIGTQEPFDRLIQGIDNISGELKLDVIAQVSSGAKITINNMKVYGFLSPDEFAKYFDKAELIVAHAGMGTIISALVKNKKLIVFPREKKLGEHRSDHQIATAKYFEEMGYITVARTIDELKEQIEITLGLSDSKPNDVIIGKYASKSLIESLRNEIGLS; encoded by the coding sequence ATGATTTTTGTAACTATAGGTACACAAGAGCCTTTTGATAGGTTAATTCAAGGAATTGATAATATATCGGGCGAGTTAAAGTTAGATGTTATTGCACAAGTCTCTTCTGGGGCTAAGATAACTATTAATAATATGAAAGTGTATGGTTTTTTATCTCCAGATGAGTTTGCAAAATATTTTGATAAAGCAGAACTCATAGTAGCTCATGCAGGTATGGGGACTATTATTTCTGCATTAGTAAAAAATAAAAAGCTCATTGTTTTTCCTAGAGAAAAAAAACTTGGTGAGCATAGGAGTGATCATCAAATAGCTACTGCTAAATACTTCGAAGAAATGGGATACATAACTGTGGCAAGAACCATAGATGAACTAAAGGAGCAAATAGAAATTACTTTAGGTTTGTCCGATTCTAAACCAAATGATGTTATTATTGGGAAATATGCTTCTAAAAGTTTAATAGAATCACTAAGAAATGAAATAGGGCTTTCATAA